One window of Xylocopa sonorina isolate GNS202 chromosome 9, iyXylSono1_principal, whole genome shotgun sequence genomic DNA carries:
- the LOC143427698 gene encoding testis-specific serine/threonine-protein kinase 1-like isoform X1, whose protein sequence is MSSLNQTSSEEAVLLTRGYKFLKKLGEGAYAKVYLAEYKPESDPEKNNTLACKVIDTAIAPKDFVRKFLPRELDILVKLNHPHVVHVHSIFQRRAKYFIFMRYAENGDLLEFILKNGSVGEGQARIWFRQLALGLQYLHEMEIAHRDMKCENVLLTSNLNVKLADFGFARYVIDSRANEPQMEVSQHGRGYIEHASEDGCHSSFRA, encoded by the exons ATGTCGAGTTTGAACCAGACTTCATCCGAGGAAGCCGTTCTATTAACACGCGGTTATAAATTTCTGAAAAAGCTGGGTGAAGGTGCTTATGCGAAG GTATATCTGGCGGAATATAAACCGGAATCAGACCCAGAAAAGAATAATACACTGGCGTGTAAGGTGATAGACACTGCGATAGCGCCGAAAGATTTCGTTCGGAAGTTCCTGCCAAGGGAACTCGATATTTTAGTGAAATTAAACCACCCCCACGTGGTGCATGTACATAGCATTTTTCAAAGACGAGCTAAATATTTCATATTCATGCGTTACGCCGAGAACGGCGACCTCCTTGAGTTCATCCTGAAAAATGGCTCGGTTGGTGAAGGCCAAGCGCGCATATGGTTCCGACAACTTGCACTTG GTTTGCAATATTTACACGAGATGGAGATAGCTCAcagagatatgaaatgcgagaaTGTTCTTTTAACGTCGAATCTTAACGTGAAACTGGCCGACTTCGGTTTCGCTCGTTACGTGATAGACAGTCGAG CAAACGAGCCGCAGATGGAGGTTTCGCAGCATGGTCGCGGATACATTGAGCACGCAAGTGAAGATGGTTGTCACTCGTCTTTTAGAGCCTGA